The genomic stretch TGAAACACCTTCCTTGCGTCACTAAGCCTCAATGTAAGCATCTACTCCCTTCGTTTCACTTGATTCTTTACAAGTCCCTTCCGTGTCAGAATAGAGGGTCTGAGCCTGAGGGACCAATGGATAAGATTTATATCCGGGTTTTGAACGTCCGTATCTGTTCCTGCAGATCATTCATTGTTTATTAACTGTGGCGGAAGCAAgatgaattttgaaggaaatgaaTATGAAGAGGATTCCACCCCGGGAGGACCTTCAACTTTCTTTGCATCAGGAGGAGAAAAATGGGCTTACAGTAGTACTGGAGCGTTTCTTTACAACGACAAGGCCAACTTCTTAGCCACGGAAACATTTAATGCTAATGTGACTGGTATTTACCAAACAGCTCGCTTGGCGCCTCTTTCACTCAAGTATTATGGCCTTTGTTTGCTACCAGGCAACTATACTGTGAAACTGCACTTTGCTGAGATTATGTATTCTGATGATCAGACTTATAGTAGCCTCGGCAGACGCTTATTTGATGTGTCAGTTCAGGTAAACCGACTGCGCAATTAATTACTCCCTTTCGAAATTCAGAATATGTTAAAGTTTTTCTTATTAGAGTTTTTGATTAGagtttttcttttaattgtgaCAGGGGGAAGTAAAGCGGAAAGATTTCGACATAGCAGAAACAGCAGGAGGTGCAGGAAAGCCATATACTATGGAATTCGGAAATGTCGATGTTAATGACAGCACACTAGAGATCTTCTTATATTGGGCTGGTCAGGGAACCACTGCTATACCTGTTAGAGGCGCATACGGTCCTCTTCTATCAGGGATCTCTGTGACACCCAGTTAGTCAATAATCTTCTCTGTCAAAATACTTGCTTTCCATACATCATCCGATTTGAATAATCTCACTTTTTCATTCCCTTGCAGACTTCAGAATAAACTCAGGATTGTCTGCTGGAGCCAGGGTTACCGGATTCGCAATTCGTTCAATTCGCTTTCTTAATTCTAATTCGCGATTCGCTCAATTTAGCGAATTCAATTCGCTGGCGAATTACATTATTTTAAAATTCGGTAATTCGTCGAATCCAATTCGCAAAAGGATTATTCTTTTATATCAACAAAGCTAAAAAAATCATCTTCCTgtcagaaatcaaaatcaaattaaaGCTAAATCTACAATAGTGAATCAAATCATTGTGCTTGGCTTCAAAGTTCAAACTTCAAAATAACCGGGTATCTTGTCTATACTTCACTTTTTCctgatttttttttggtttttaacATAATCATATAATTCGCTCATCTCAGCGAATAATTCGCGAATTGGGACGAATTAAGATGAAAATGAATTGCGAATTAATTCGTTCGAATTAATTCGCAATTCGGAGGGGGGGCGAGCGAATTAGGTAACCCTGGCTGGAGCTATTGCCGGAATTGTGATTGCCTCGTTTGTCGTTCTTGTATCAGTCTTGGCAGTTCTCTGGCTGAAAGGTTACCTCGGTGGGAAAGATGATGAAAATGAAGGTAAGTATGGGAATACATCTTCTATGTTGGAACAACATTTTTTCTTGTTAGTTCAACTCGCTATTCTGTGGTTGTGGCCACAAACCTGGCAAAACGGATCAACGGGTCGAGTTAGTTCGGGTATCTCATTGATTTTGGGTTAATTCGGGTTGTGACGGgttatttcgggtttgttggtcgggtctgtttcgggtcaagtGAGTCGGGCTGTTTCGGGtctggtcattttcgggtcaacaaATAATAGGGAAATAGCCATTTCAAGttttttcggttcaattagagttatattttgtcgggtcattttcgggtttgttgatttcggatcgggtcattttcgggtcgggtcggctACGGGTCAAGAAagatcgggtcaattcgggttttcatgtcacattcgggtgatgtagttcaggccacttcgggtctcgggccagtcttttcgggtcgggttgcttttgccaggttGAGTTGTGGGTTAAGGGTGTGTGTTTTGAAACATACCCATATCCTGCTATAGGAGTCGTTGAGACACCGGCTAATGTTGTTTATATTGCAGAATTCCGAAAATTAGGTACAGGTTATTTCTCCTTGAAGCAGATCAAAGCTGCAACAGATAATTTTAGTATCAGAAACAAAATTGGCGAAGGAGGTTTCGGACCTGTATATAAGGTAAAGTATATACCAAGTAAGgttaaatttttatatttttgatcCTATTGGTGATTTAGTCGGTAAACATCTTGGCGACTATATATAGGGAGTATTACCAGACGGGAAGGTGATTGCTGTGAAGCAGCTTTCATCCAAGTCGAAACAAGGGAATCGAGAATTTGTAAATGAGATAGGCATGATTTCGGCTTTACAACACCCGAACCTTGTAAAGCTTCATGGGTGTTGCATTGAAGGAAAAGAGCTGCTTCTTGTATATGAATACATGGAAAACAACTCTCTCGCTCGTGCCCTATTTGGTAAGTTTCTCTTCTAAGTTATAACCCTTATGAGTCTGGCATGAGACGGTCTCACATAAGGTGGTTAATTAATTTTATAGGTTCGGAGGAACAGAATCTGCGGATGGACTGGCCGACAAGGAGGAAaatatgcttaggaatcgcaagGGGGTTAGCATACCTACACGAGGAGTCGAGACTCAAGATTGTGCACAGGGACATTAAGGCTACTAATGTCTTACTTGATAAAGACTTAAATGCTAAAATCTCTGATTTCGGTcttgctaagcttgatgaagagGAAAATACTCATATCAGTACTAGAATTGCTGGAACAATGTAAGCTGACCGCCTTCTTAACTACATTCTTTGGTTAACTCGTCTTTACATGATACCGTAAGGTGAGCATTAggaattttttggttaattgggGTTAATTAGCGAAAATAATTAGGGATTTGGGGTCGGTTTGAAACTATTTTGGCCCAAATTCCTAATTATTTCGCTGATTAACCCCAATTAACCAAAAAAATCGCGCATTAGGGTAGTTTTGAGTTTTGACGTTGTTGAGTGTCGAGATCACTAACTCGTGTTTTTTTGGTGTGAATTTATTTAGAGGATATATGGCTCCGGAGTATGCAATGAGGGGTTACCTCACAGACAAGGCCGATGTCTATAGCTTTGGAGTTGTTGTGCTTGAGATTGTGAGCGGAACAAGCAACACAAGTTACCGGCCAAAAGAAGAGTTTGTCTATCTTCTTGATTGGGTAAACTACTTTTATTTCGAGTCTAATCTCTTCTAAGTTATGTTTCTCCGACACTTTATTTGTAGAAGTTCAAATATCGAAAGTTTTTACCTATTTTTTCGTTTTTCCGAAGGCCTATGTTTTACAAGAACAAGGAAGTCTATTAGAGCTTGTGGATCCAAGTCTAGGCCAAAGTTACTCAAAAGAAGAAGCATTAACATTGTTAAACTTAGCACTACTATGTACCAACCCGTCTCCGTCTCTAAGACCGAGAATGTCGTCGGTTGTAAGCATGATCGACGGGAAGATACCCGTCCAAGCTCCAATTGTCAAACGGGTTGGGTCCGAG from Silene latifolia isolate original U9 population chromosome 5, ASM4854445v1, whole genome shotgun sequence encodes the following:
- the LOC141656314 gene encoding putative LRR receptor-like serine/threonine-protein kinase At1g53430 encodes the protein MVVYSLKFVHKVHIIVLISFLLANFGAKFGTFAQLIPEDEVKTLQIISDKLKYTQWTKISHKSCSDGGVTFNKTITNTTFSNVACDCSFNKSTICHVTIIQLKGLSLSGVLPEEFGDLTQLNDIDLSRNFISGNIPKSLARIPLVRFQLKGLSLSGVLPEEFGDLTQLNDIDLSRNFISGNIPKSLARIPLVRLSLKGNRNTGPIPDEIAQITTLQKLSVEDNQLTGPIPKSLGNLKNLETLVLAANFFNGTLPATLVNLKNLKELKLNGNAFTGKIPDFLGSLANLTTLDIQGTSMQGPIPSSLSTLTNLQTLRISDLNAAGLTFPNLTVMTNLKELVLRNCSITGRVPDYIGNLVNMKLLDLSYNQLSGPVPDSIQNMKSLDFLFLTNNSFSGQLPNWILNSKQKFDLSYNDFTGSSSSSCQQSNINLVSSHSTSKTNSVDWCLLKHLPCVTKPQYHSLFINCGGSKMNFEGNEYEEDSTPGGPSTFFASGGEKWAYSSTGAFLYNDKANFLATETFNANVTGIYQTARLAPLSLKYYGLCLLPGNYTVKLHFAEIMYSDDQTYSSLGRRLFDVSVQGEVKRKDFDIAETAGGAGKPYTMEFGNVDVNDSTLEIFLYWAGQGTTAIPVRGAYGPLLSGISVTPILAVLWLKGYLGGKDDENEEFRKLGTGYFSLKQIKAATDNFSIRNKIGEGGFGPVYKGVLPDGKVIAVKQLSSKSKQGNREFVNEIGMISALQHPNLVKLHGCCIEGKELLLVYEYMENNSLARALFGSEEQNLRMDWPTRRKICLGIARGLAYLHEESRLKIVHRDIKATNVLLDKDLNAKISDFGLAKLDEEENTHISTRIAGTIGYMAPEYAMRGYLTDKADVYSFGVVVLEIVSGTSNTSYRPKEEFVYLLDWAYVLQEQGSLLELVDPSLGQSYSKEEALTLLNLALLCTNPSPSLRPRMSSVVSMIDGKIPVQAPIVKRVGSEFNEELRRKTFERLSLESHTTVSMRSNSSSSSSQVERSMMSMDGPWIDSSISMQSKNEIIDKSPAVSSRQLLPKLDEDN